In the Chroococcidiopsis sp. SAG 2025 genome, one interval contains:
- a CDS encoding sulfite exporter TauE/SafE family protein, translating into MTMTIGWILGHVIATAIGISLGLIGGGGSILAVPTLVYVMGVPPKSAIAMSLAIVGTVSFLGAIPHWKLGNVQPKTAGMFGLSTMVGAYAGARIATLPFVTGTLQMILFGTMMLLAAVFMLRKHPQTTLPPPVREPDLELYPKPVCRYCWLWLVSEGLGVGALTGLVGVGGGFAIVPALVLLAKVPMKQAIGTSLLVIVLNSIAGFFGYLGRVNLNWELIATFTVAASLGIVAGAYLVRFVQARHLQKAFGYFLLAMAGFIFWQNRTEFHSQKIQRQLLVGQVEPESKRAIKPKDDFEKL; encoded by the coding sequence ATGACTATGACAATCGGGTGGATTTTGGGTCACGTTATTGCCACTGCAATTGGAATTAGCTTAGGCTTAATCGGTGGCGGTGGCTCAATTCTGGCAGTTCCCACTTTAGTCTATGTCATGGGCGTACCGCCGAAATCGGCTATCGCGATGAGTTTGGCGATCGTCGGTACGGTGAGTTTTCTAGGGGCAATTCCCCACTGGAAACTCGGCAACGTCCAGCCCAAAACAGCTGGGATGTTCGGGTTGTCAACGATGGTAGGAGCCTATGCAGGCGCTCGGATTGCCACACTGCCATTTGTGACAGGAACGCTACAAATGATTTTATTCGGCACGATGATGTTGCTGGCAGCAGTGTTTATGCTTCGCAAGCATCCTCAAACTACCTTACCTCCGCCTGTAAGAGAACCAGACTTGGAGTTGTATCCCAAACCAGTATGCAGATATTGCTGGCTGTGGCTGGTGAGTGAAGGACTCGGCGTGGGGGCGCTAACGGGGTTAGTAGGTGTGGGTGGTGGTTTTGCGATCGTGCCTGCATTGGTTTTGCTCGCAAAAGTGCCGATGAAACAGGCGATCGGTACGTCTCTACTAGTAATTGTTCTCAACTCTATTGCTGGCTTTTTCGGTTATTTAGGACGTGTCAATTTGAATTGGGAGTTAATCGCCACATTTACTGTTGCTGCTAGTCTGGGAATTGTTGCTGGAGCTTACTTAGTTAGGTTCGTGCAAGCGAGACACTTACAAAAAGCTTTTGGCTATTTTCTCCTGGCAATGGCTGGTTTTATCTTCTGGCAAAATCGCACTGAGTTTCACTCTCAAAAGATACAGAGACAATTGCTCGTAGGACAAGTTGAACCAGAGTCAAAGCGAGCAATAAAGCCAAAAGATGATTTTGAAAAACTGTGA
- a CDS encoding sulfurtransferase, with the protein MVMDGGWSAYKATQPTTQEYPKYTTSKLTARDNQSIRVTLNDVTNLMNRKGVKFVDARPEKAYRGEVKTWMRNGHIPGAISSDWHQLMDPANPHKFKSINEMQQIVQQKKLDKSQDIVLYCGTSREASLEYMVLKHMLGYPKVRLYEGSWTEYSSHPELKVETGAGQLARQ; encoded by the coding sequence ATGGTGATGGATGGTGGCTGGAGTGCGTATAAAGCGACTCAGCCGACAACGCAAGAGTATCCCAAGTACACCACAAGCAAGCTCACGGCACGGGATAACCAGTCTATTCGCGTCACCCTCAACGACGTAACCAACCTGATGAATCGGAAGGGTGTCAAGTTTGTTGATGCCAGACCGGAAAAAGCCTATCGCGGCGAGGTGAAGACTTGGATGCGTAACGGACATATTCCAGGTGCAATTAGTAGCGACTGGCATCAGCTGATGGACCCAGCCAACCCGCATAAGTTCAAGTCGATAAATGAGATGCAGCAGATCGTCCAGCAGAAAAAACTTGACAAATCGCAGGATATTGTTCTGTACTGCGGTACGAGTCGAGAAGCAAGTCTCGAATATATGGTACTCAAACACATGCTCGGTTATCCCAAAGTGCGGCTGTATGAAGGCTCTTGGACGGAATACTCATCCCACCCTGAACTGAAAGTAGAAACTGGTGCCGGACAGTTAGCACGGCAATAG